In a single window of the Limnochorda sp. L945t genome:
- the fabF gene encoding beta-ketoacyl-ACP synthase II, giving the protein MRRGSRRVVVTGMGVVSPIGTGLETFWAALVEGRPGVGPITRFDPSGLDCRIAGEVRDFEPTRYMDRKEARRSDRFIQMAIAASVMAVEDAGLDPDRPLGPGAGVVIGSGIGGMETWESSFRTLIEKGPDRVSPFTVPMMISNMAAGMVSIRFGAEGPNRCTVSACASGADAIGDAFRIIQRGDADLILAGGSEAAITPFAIASFSAARSLSTRNDEPERASRPFDRDRDGFVMGEGAGIVVLEALEHALARKARIHAEVIGYGATGDAYHITQPAPEGRGAARAMELALQDAGVAPTDVGYINAHGTSTEYNDWYETVAIKRVFADYAYRLAVSSTKSMTGHLLGAAGGVEAIATVLAIERGVLPPTINLDHPDPRCDLDYVPHKARPAHVDVALSNSFGFGGHNAVLVFRRYQEAA; this is encoded by the coding sequence GTGCGACGAGGTAGCCGCCGCGTCGTCGTGACCGGCATGGGCGTGGTGTCGCCGATAGGGACCGGGCTCGAGACGTTCTGGGCCGCTCTGGTCGAAGGGCGGCCGGGTGTCGGGCCGATCACCCGTTTCGACCCTTCGGGGCTGGACTGCCGCATCGCCGGCGAGGTGCGAGACTTCGAGCCGACCCGGTACATGGACCGCAAGGAGGCCCGTCGCTCCGACCGCTTCATTCAGATGGCGATCGCCGCTTCGGTGATGGCGGTGGAGGACGCCGGCCTGGATCCCGACCGCCCGCTGGGGCCGGGTGCGGGCGTGGTCATCGGCAGCGGCATCGGCGGGATGGAGACCTGGGAGTCCAGCTTTCGCACCCTCATCGAGAAGGGGCCGGATCGGGTCAGCCCCTTCACCGTGCCGATGATGATCTCCAACATGGCGGCGGGCATGGTCTCCATCCGGTTCGGAGCGGAGGGGCCCAACCGGTGCACCGTTTCGGCGTGCGCCTCGGGGGCCGACGCCATCGGGGACGCTTTCCGGATCATCCAGCGGGGAGACGCCGACCTCATCCTCGCGGGCGGGTCGGAGGCCGCCATCACGCCATTTGCCATCGCGTCTTTCTCCGCCGCCCGCAGCCTGTCGACGCGCAACGACGAACCGGAGCGGGCCAGCCGGCCGTTCGACCGGGATCGGGACGGCTTCGTGATGGGGGAAGGGGCCGGGATCGTGGTGCTCGAAGCGCTCGAACACGCTCTGGCCCGAAAGGCCCGCATCCACGCTGAAGTGATCGGATACGGGGCAACGGGCGACGCCTACCACATCACCCAGCCCGCCCCCGAGGGGCGAGGAGCCGCCCGCGCGATGGAGCTCGCGCTCCAGGATGCTGGCGTCGCCCCCACCGACGTGGGGTACATCAACGCCCACGGGACGTCCACCGAGTACAACGATTGGTACGAGACCGTGGCGATCAAGCGGGTCTTCGCCGACTACGCGTACCGCCTGGCGGTCAGCTCGACGAAGTCCATGACGGGGCACCTGCTCGGCGCCGCCGGCGGGGTGGAGGCCATCGCCACGGTGCTGGCCATCGAGCGCGGCGTCCTCCCGCCGACCATCAACCTGGATCATCCCGACCCCCGCTGCGACCTCGATTACGTGCCCCACAAGGCCCGGCCGGCCCACGTCGACGTGGCTTTGTCCAACTCGTTCGGATTCGGGGGGCACAACGCCGTGCTGGTATTCCGGCGCTACCAGGAGGCGGCCTGA
- the rnc gene encoding ribonuclease III has product MGGPPRDGDGEALGYRFADPALLRRALTHRSVGAEHPAAAGQHNERLEFLGDAVVGLVVSAWLFREFPDRPEGELTRLRAQLVRGPTLASLARRYRIDERLLLGKGAQVQGAREHERVLAGAFEAVVGAIFVDGGWEAARSSLERCLPDALRLVRPPSQANPKGALQELLAKLNRPAPEYRVVEMEGPPHQRRFTVQLRCPPDVTVRAQGHSRQAAEEAAARLVLERLRAGSSQVL; this is encoded by the coding sequence ATGGGAGGGCCCCCGCGGGACGGGGACGGCGAGGCCCTGGGGTATCGGTTCGCGGATCCGGCGCTGCTCCGGCGGGCGCTGACCCATCGCTCCGTGGGAGCGGAGCACCCCGCGGCCGCAGGACAGCACAACGAGCGCCTGGAGTTCTTGGGCGACGCCGTCGTGGGGTTGGTGGTCAGCGCCTGGCTCTTCCGGGAGTTCCCCGACCGGCCGGAAGGGGAGCTGACGCGCCTTCGTGCCCAGCTGGTGCGGGGGCCCACGCTGGCGAGCCTGGCCCGCCGGTACCGCATCGACGAGCGGCTGCTCCTGGGCAAGGGAGCCCAGGTGCAGGGAGCGCGGGAGCACGAGCGGGTGCTGGCAGGGGCGTTCGAGGCCGTCGTGGGCGCGATCTTCGTGGACGGCGGATGGGAGGCGGCCCGTTCGAGCCTGGAACGGTGCCTCCCGGACGCGTTGCGCCTGGTGCGCCCGCCTTCCCAGGCCAACCCGAAGGGAGCGCTGCAGGAGCTCCTGGCCAAGCTCAACCGGCCCGCTCCCGAATACCGTGTGGTGGAGATGGAGGGGCCGCCCCACCAGCGGCGGTTCACCGTCCAACTCCGCTGCCCGCCGGACGTGACGGTGCGGGCGCAAGGCCATTCCCGGCAGGCCGCGGAAGAGGCGGCGGCCCGCCTGGTGCTCGAGCGGCTGCGTGCCGGCTCGTCACAAGTCCTTTGA
- a CDS encoding stage V sporulation protein S, which produces MDVLKVSANSKPKSVAGALAAVLREKGSAEVQAVGAGAVNQAVKAIAITRGFVAPNGIDLVCIPAFAEIEIDGEERTAIRFIVEPR; this is translated from the coding sequence ATGGATGTCCTGAAGGTTTCAGCCAATTCTAAGCCCAAGTCCGTGGCCGGTGCGCTCGCAGCGGTGTTGCGGGAGAAGGGTTCGGCGGAAGTACAGGCGGTCGGCGCCGGCGCCGTCAACCAGGCCGTCAAGGCCATTGCCATCACCCGGGGTTTCGTGGCGCCCAACGGCATCGACCTGGTGTGCATCCCGGCTTTCGCGGAGATCGAGATCGACGGCGAGGAGCGGACGGCCATCCGGTTCATCGTGGAGCCCAGGTGA
- the smc gene encoding chromosome segregation protein SMC: MKRLDLYGFKSFGRRVSVELEQGLNAIVGPNGCGKSNLLDAIRWALGEPSARSLRGGRTEDIIFGGTKDVRPLGMAEVVLTFDNTDGALGLPHHEVALTRRAYRSGQSFFAINGVPCRLRDIQDLLARANFGARSHVLVSQGTAETLAVSGGDERRAALDEVAGIARYRHVALLARLARDRALQEMDRAQAVLAEMGRHVAFLERQAARARRAQEVSTALRQVEAELVRREAVAAKAQLEQATSAHEHARAQVDRARALLQEQRTRQQALLAEQERLDRTLDEQARETETARRSLFDKQHELARASDREFQAHERLERAQREMEELRREIEAREADLARSRARGRQLAAALAEAEARHQAVAQELSAATRDLSAREAALEGQRAALLEALESVARARNDLLDASRREQSVHKEREALARRLEELAARRQELASELSDLEQELSEVEELLARRRHEHEEARRALVQAEQAVRAEQERLHRALAEADRLAARARAIEQAFDELEGFSRGVRAIMAAKAPWREAVHGPLAQLIQVPDGLEEAAMAALGAFVEAVVVDSAEAARQAIEYLRERRQGWITLLPLDFLRVRRLDEAEARRLTAMPGVVGLACDLLDVSPALRPALEYATARVLVVESLSDAISAGRQGGGLARIVTRRGEVVVPGGPVSGGHREHSRSELLARRREWRAVRQELEQAVALRRRSEEALQAARRKWQALGEQARALEAEVGQLQARSQAMRARQEALGAEQSRLQREAALLEAQGSRWEAEASQHARAQEELKAHLLQHQQQEQQHRERLGALSADLEAVRKKRQELEAGLVRAVEELEALRAEERVAAAEARRLEQELERLRQRLQQGEAESQAAREEAGRAHALSVELAEEVRALQARLGRGQDDHDRLRQQLSEVRRQLEEVRQQSEHLERTVEAHAGAMARADRGLVTAQERWRQAMQQLRHYLGASVTDPAAVVPFSEELASASRARLEERRRELQAELEQVGPVDLQAIQAYEEARTEYEQRSAGHDDVRSSLARLARWQQELDELSARRLVQALDAASAAFDATIRRLFEGGEGRLRLEGVHPLDSRVQIDVRLPAKRPQPIVALSGGERALVSAAFIFALQQVKPSPLCVFDELDASLDEANLERLLSVVRDMAARRQILFITHRQRTMEAASSLFGVTMDEQGLSRLLVLKLGEVPRVLGGELEATPA, from the coding sequence TTGAAGCGGCTGGACCTTTACGGATTCAAGTCCTTCGGTCGCCGGGTCAGCGTCGAACTGGAGCAAGGCCTCAACGCCATCGTCGGGCCCAACGGTTGCGGCAAGAGCAACCTGCTCGACGCCATTCGATGGGCGCTGGGCGAGCCCAGCGCCCGTTCGTTGCGGGGCGGCCGCACGGAAGACATCATCTTCGGCGGGACCAAGGACGTGCGCCCGCTGGGCATGGCCGAGGTCGTCCTGACGTTCGACAATACGGACGGGGCGCTCGGCCTGCCGCACCACGAGGTGGCGTTGACCCGGCGCGCGTACCGCTCCGGGCAGAGCTTCTTCGCCATCAACGGCGTGCCGTGCCGGCTGCGCGACATCCAGGATCTCCTCGCCCGGGCCAACTTCGGCGCCCGCTCTCACGTGCTCGTGTCCCAGGGCACGGCGGAGACGCTGGCGGTCAGCGGCGGCGACGAGCGGCGGGCGGCCCTCGACGAGGTGGCCGGCATCGCCAGGTATCGCCACGTCGCCCTGCTCGCCCGGCTGGCCAGGGATCGGGCGCTGCAGGAGATGGACAGGGCCCAGGCGGTGCTGGCGGAGATGGGGCGGCACGTGGCGTTCCTCGAGCGGCAGGCCGCACGGGCTCGCCGGGCTCAAGAGGTGTCGACCGCCCTTCGGCAGGTCGAGGCGGAGCTGGTGCGCCGGGAGGCCGTGGCGGCCAAGGCGCAGCTCGAGCAGGCGACGAGCGCCCACGAGCACGCCCGCGCGCAGGTGGACCGGGCCCGGGCGCTCCTGCAAGAGCAACGCACCCGCCAGCAGGCCCTGCTCGCCGAGCAGGAGCGCCTCGACCGCACCCTCGACGAGCAGGCCCGGGAGACCGAGACGGCTCGCCGGTCGCTGTTCGACAAGCAGCACGAGCTCGCCAGGGCCTCGGACCGGGAGTTCCAGGCGCACGAGAGGCTCGAGCGGGCGCAGCGCGAGATGGAGGAGCTGCGGCGCGAGATCGAGGCTCGCGAGGCGGATCTGGCGAGGAGCCGGGCACGGGGCCGGCAACTGGCGGCGGCGCTCGCCGAGGCCGAGGCCCGTCACCAGGCCGTCGCGCAGGAGCTCTCCGCCGCTACCCGGGATCTGTCCGCCCGGGAAGCGGCCCTCGAAGGGCAGCGGGCTGCTCTGCTCGAGGCCCTGGAGTCGGTGGCGAGAGCGCGCAACGACCTGCTGGACGCCTCCCGCCGCGAGCAGTCCGTGCACAAGGAGCGAGAGGCGCTTGCCCGGCGCCTCGAGGAGCTCGCGGCCCGCCGGCAAGAGCTCGCCTCCGAGCTCTCGGACCTGGAGCAGGAGCTCTCGGAGGTAGAGGAGCTCCTTGCCCGGCGCAGGCACGAGCACGAGGAGGCCCGCCGGGCCCTCGTGCAGGCGGAGCAGGCGGTTCGGGCGGAGCAGGAACGGCTGCACCGCGCTCTGGCCGAGGCGGACCGACTGGCGGCCAGGGCGCGGGCTATCGAACAGGCGTTCGATGAGCTCGAGGGGTTCTCCCGCGGGGTGAGGGCCATCATGGCAGCGAAGGCCCCGTGGCGGGAGGCGGTGCACGGGCCGCTCGCGCAGCTGATCCAGGTGCCCGACGGTCTGGAAGAAGCGGCCATGGCGGCGCTCGGGGCGTTCGTGGAGGCGGTCGTGGTGGACAGCGCCGAGGCGGCGCGCCAGGCCATCGAATACCTGAGGGAGCGCCGGCAGGGCTGGATCACGTTGCTTCCCCTCGACTTCCTGCGCGTGAGGCGCCTGGACGAGGCCGAGGCCCGCAGGCTCACCGCCATGCCGGGGGTGGTCGGCCTCGCCTGCGACCTCCTGGACGTGAGCCCGGCCCTGCGCCCCGCGCTGGAGTACGCGACCGCCCGGGTCCTGGTGGTGGAGAGCCTCTCCGACGCCATCTCGGCCGGGCGCCAGGGCGGCGGCCTGGCCCGGATCGTCACCCGCCGGGGCGAGGTCGTGGTGCCCGGGGGCCCGGTCAGCGGCGGCCACCGGGAACACTCCCGCTCGGAGCTCCTGGCGCGCCGGCGAGAGTGGCGGGCGGTGCGCCAGGAGCTCGAGCAGGCAGTGGCGCTGCGCCGCCGGTCGGAGGAGGCCCTGCAGGCGGCCCGCCGCAAGTGGCAGGCACTGGGAGAGCAGGCCCGGGCGCTCGAGGCCGAGGTCGGGCAGCTGCAGGCTCGCAGCCAGGCCATGCGGGCACGCCAGGAGGCGCTGGGCGCCGAGCAGAGCCGGTTGCAGCGCGAGGCTGCCTTGTTGGAGGCGCAGGGGTCCCGGTGGGAGGCGGAGGCCTCCCAGCACGCCCGCGCGCAGGAGGAGCTCAAGGCGCACCTGTTGCAGCACCAGCAACAGGAGCAGCAGCACCGGGAGCGCCTGGGAGCTCTGAGCGCCGACCTCGAGGCCGTGCGGAAGAAGCGGCAGGAACTGGAGGCCGGGCTCGTCCGGGCCGTGGAAGAGCTCGAGGCGCTGCGGGCCGAGGAGAGGGTGGCCGCGGCGGAGGCTCGCCGCTTGGAGCAGGAGCTGGAGCGGCTGCGCCAGCGCCTGCAGCAAGGCGAGGCCGAGTCGCAGGCGGCTCGGGAAGAGGCCGGGCGGGCTCACGCCCTGTCGGTGGAGCTCGCCGAGGAGGTCCGCGCGCTGCAGGCCCGGTTGGGCCGGGGCCAGGACGACCACGACCGCTTGCGCCAGCAGCTGTCCGAGGTGCGCCGGCAACTGGAGGAGGTCCGCCAGCAGTCCGAGCACCTGGAGCGCACCGTCGAAGCCCACGCCGGGGCGATGGCGAGGGCGGATCGGGGGCTGGTCACGGCCCAAGAGCGGTGGCGCCAGGCGATGCAACAGCTGCGCCACTACCTGGGGGCCTCCGTCACCGATCCGGCGGCGGTCGTACCCTTTTCCGAGGAACTGGCCAGCGCCTCCCGCGCCCGGCTGGAGGAGCGCCGCCGGGAGCTGCAGGCGGAACTCGAGCAGGTGGGGCCGGTGGACCTGCAAGCCATCCAGGCGTACGAAGAGGCCCGCACCGAGTACGAGCAACGCTCGGCCGGCCACGACGACGTGCGCTCGAGCCTCGCGCGGTTGGCGCGCTGGCAGCAGGAGCTGGACGAGTTGAGCGCTCGCCGGCTGGTGCAGGCGCTCGACGCCGCCTCGGCGGCGTTCGACGCCACGATCCGGCGGCTGTTCGAGGGAGGCGAGGGCAGGCTTCGCCTGGAGGGGGTCCATCCCCTCGACAGCCGGGTCCAGATCGACGTCCGGTTACCGGCCAAGCGGCCGCAGCCGATCGTGGCGCTTTCGGGCGGCGAGCGGGCGCTGGTGTCGGCGGCCTTCATCTTCGCGCTGCAGCAGGTCAAGCCCTCGCCGCTGTGCGTCTTCGACGAGCTGGACGCCTCGCTCGACGAGGCCAACCTCGAGCGGCTACTCTCGGTGGTGCGCGACATGGCCGCCCGGCGCCAGATCCTGTTCATCACGCACCGCCAGCGCACCATGGAGGCGGCCTCGTCGTTGTTCGGGGTCACGATGGACGAGCAGGGGCTGTCCCGGCTGCTGGTGCTGAAGCTCGGCGAGGTGCCGCGGGTGCTGGGGGGCGAGCTGGAGGCGACCCCGGCGTAA
- the ftsY gene encoding signal recognition particle-docking protein FtsY, with protein sequence MSLWQRMREGMSRTRDALVSTIDSLVRRHGASAEMLEALEESLIEADIGPRLACEITGRLRQAGRLPGEAQELRRLLATILVEELSRHTAALELDDRGGEPPRAVLLVGVNGSGKTTTAGKLAWQLRREGKRVILVGADTFRAAAQDQLALWAQRARAELVRGAPGQDPASVAFDGVKAAQARKADAVIIDTAGRLHNKSQLMAELSKVRSVTAKALGRAPDEVLLVLDATTGQNGLQQARVFLEAVSVTGLVMTKLDGTARGGIAFAIVRELDLPLKLVGIGEDPDDLRPFDPAAFVEAILDVAPSS encoded by the coding sequence GTGTCGCTCTGGCAGCGGATGCGGGAGGGGATGAGCCGTACCCGCGACGCCCTCGTGAGCACCATCGACTCGCTGGTCCGGCGCCACGGGGCCTCTGCCGAGATGCTGGAGGCCCTGGAAGAGAGCCTGATCGAGGCCGACATCGGGCCGCGCCTTGCCTGCGAGATCACGGGGCGCTTGCGGCAGGCCGGGAGGCTCCCCGGCGAGGCGCAGGAGCTTCGCCGCCTGCTGGCGACCATCCTGGTCGAAGAGCTCTCCCGCCACACGGCCGCTTTGGAGCTCGACGACCGGGGCGGCGAGCCACCCAGGGCGGTTCTCTTGGTGGGTGTCAACGGGTCGGGGAAGACGACCACCGCCGGCAAGCTCGCATGGCAGCTGCGACGGGAAGGCAAGCGGGTCATCCTGGTCGGGGCCGACACGTTTCGTGCCGCGGCCCAGGACCAGCTGGCCCTGTGGGCCCAGCGCGCGAGGGCCGAGCTGGTGAGGGGAGCTCCGGGCCAGGACCCTGCCTCGGTGGCGTTCGACGGTGTCAAGGCCGCTCAGGCCCGCAAGGCCGACGCCGTGATCATCGACACGGCCGGCCGCCTGCACAACAAGTCCCAGTTGATGGCGGAACTATCCAAGGTTCGCAGCGTCACCGCCAAGGCGCTCGGGCGTGCTCCCGACGAAGTGCTGCTGGTGCTGGACGCGACCACGGGACAAAACGGGCTCCAGCAGGCGCGCGTTTTCCTCGAGGCGGTCTCCGTGACCGGCCTGGTCATGACCAAGCTCGACGGCACGGCTCGCGGCGGCATTGCCTTCGCCATCGTCCGGGAGCTCGATCTCCCGCTCAAGCTGGTGGGCATCGGCGAGGACCCCGATGACCTGCGCCCGTTCGACCCTGCCGCGTTCGTCGAGGCGATCCTCGACGTGGCGCCGTCTTCCTGA
- the ylxM gene encoding YlxM family DNA-binding protein, with product MGRQPNDFQGLRAVRVGWLSLLYDIYGGLLTPNQRRLFELYYHRDLSLAEIASDERVSRQAVHDALQRSERTLLEAEQRLGLAAWYTRQRRLLDEALAQARRAEAAARRLGQDEVVRELEALCGRLRQIAEAL from the coding sequence GTGGGCCGGCAACCGAACGATTTCCAGGGGCTCCGGGCCGTCCGGGTCGGGTGGCTTTCGCTCCTGTACGACATCTACGGGGGGTTGTTGACGCCCAACCAGCGGCGGCTGTTCGAGCTGTACTACCACCGGGACCTCTCCCTGGCGGAGATCGCCTCCGACGAACGGGTCAGCCGCCAGGCCGTGCACGACGCGCTGCAGCGCAGCGAGCGTACGCTGCTCGAGGCCGAGCAGCGACTCGGGCTGGCGGCCTGGTACACGCGCCAGCGCCGCTTGCTGGACGAGGCGCTCGCGCAGGCGCGCCGCGCCGAGGCGGCTGCCCGGCGGCTCGGGCAGGACGAGGTGGTCCGGGAGCTGGAGGCGCTCTGCGGACGGCTCCGGCAAATCGCCGAGGCGCTTTAG
- the ffh gene encoding signal recognition particle protein codes for MFEALTERLNAVFKRLSGRGRLSERDVDEALREVRLALLEADVNFRVVKGFIERVRSRATGAEVLEGLAPAHQVVRIVRDELTALLGGKAQALVLDPPWPAVVVMVGLQGSGKTTAAAKLGYFIHKRHGRRVLLVAADLQRPAAIEQLRILSQQAGCGFFSAGHGLSAPDVARAGVACADKEGYEVVVVDTAGRQHVDEELMEEARRIVEASRARQVLLVVDAMTGQDAVNVARAFAERVGVHGVVLTKLDGDARGGAALSVREVTGAPILFAGTGERLEGLEPFYPDRMAGRILGMGDVLSLIERAEQAVRADEARSVLRKIREDSFGLDDFLDQLRQVRRMGPLDQLLSMIPGLGQAKALKGLNVDEKELNRVEAIIQSMTPSERRNPAIIDGSRRRRIAAGSGTRVQDVNRLLRQYEEARRMMRLVTQRGGAALPPSGLPDVK; via the coding sequence TTGTTCGAGGCCCTCACCGAGCGTTTGAACGCCGTCTTCAAACGGCTGTCGGGCCGGGGACGGCTTTCCGAGCGGGACGTCGACGAGGCGCTACGCGAGGTGCGCCTGGCACTTCTCGAGGCCGACGTCAACTTCCGGGTGGTCAAGGGCTTCATCGAGCGGGTGCGCAGCAGGGCCACCGGGGCCGAGGTCCTGGAGGGGCTGGCTCCGGCTCACCAGGTGGTACGGATCGTTCGGGACGAGCTGACGGCCCTCTTGGGAGGCAAGGCGCAGGCCCTGGTGCTGGACCCTCCGTGGCCGGCAGTGGTGGTCATGGTGGGGCTGCAGGGCTCGGGCAAGACCACGGCCGCCGCCAAGCTCGGCTACTTCATCCACAAGCGCCACGGCCGCCGCGTCCTGCTGGTGGCCGCGGACCTGCAGCGCCCGGCCGCCATTGAGCAGTTAAGGATCCTCTCGCAGCAGGCGGGGTGCGGCTTCTTCTCGGCCGGGCACGGGCTTTCGGCGCCGGACGTCGCGCGGGCCGGGGTGGCCTGCGCGGACAAGGAAGGCTACGAGGTCGTCGTCGTGGATACGGCGGGGCGCCAGCACGTCGACGAGGAGCTGATGGAGGAGGCCCGCCGGATCGTCGAGGCCTCCCGGGCCCGCCAGGTCTTGCTGGTGGTCGACGCCATGACCGGCCAGGACGCGGTCAACGTCGCCAGGGCCTTCGCCGAACGCGTGGGGGTGCACGGCGTCGTGCTCACCAAGCTGGACGGCGACGCCCGGGGGGGTGCCGCGCTCTCCGTACGGGAAGTGACGGGGGCGCCCATCCTCTTCGCGGGTACGGGTGAGCGCCTGGAGGGGCTCGAGCCCTTCTATCCCGACCGGATGGCGGGGCGCATCCTGGGGATGGGCGACGTGCTGAGCCTCATCGAGCGGGCCGAGCAGGCCGTTCGCGCCGACGAGGCACGCAGCGTGCTGCGCAAGATCCGGGAAGACAGCTTCGGGCTGGACGATTTCCTGGACCAGCTGCGCCAGGTACGCCGCATGGGGCCGCTCGACCAGCTCTTGTCCATGATCCCGGGCCTTGGCCAGGCCAAGGCGCTCAAGGGGCTCAACGTCGACGAAAAGGAGCTCAACCGGGTGGAGGCCATCATCCAGTCGATGACGCCCTCCGAGCGCCGCAACCCGGCCATCATCGACGGGAGCCGGCGCCGCCGGATCGCGGCGGGCAGCGGCACCCGGGTCCAGGACGTCAACCGGCTGCTGCGCCAGTACGAAGAAGCCCGGCGCATGATGCGGCTGGTGACGCAACGAGGAGGGGCCGCGCTACCCCCGTCGGGGTTGCCGG